A genomic region of Miscanthus floridulus cultivar M001 chromosome 3, ASM1932011v1, whole genome shotgun sequence contains the following coding sequences:
- the LOC136542214 gene encoding uncharacterized protein isoform X1 — MMSSSSDAAVALDLQESEWEELQHEACKLEGDLDVKLSSYTRLARDELDALGVGFRHLVTRTSVVTTLRTDRPPIVALRADMDALPIQVRACVVRVPASSSTLVSYQSHRHTVLMLFMQRPKSDFSPLLQNHHLFIRALRIEPMEHELQVVSPYYFEVYAGSTKKHPSDYFLLENGNSLHDVLRAWTNATLDMLRSAIRKAKGSAPQKRTFRCKACKKGCNKANIRKVDQSCSRLRDHEREPRVFGPNICAFLNIRVPLPAHPVRRPYDGTGGCATGHWSSGTPCLAVVEIV, encoded by the exons ATGATGTCGTCATCGTCGGATGCGGCCGTGGCGCTGGACCTGCAGGAGTCCGAGTGGGAGGAGCTGCAGCATGAGGCGTGCAAGCTGGAGGGCGACCTCGACGTGAAGCTCTCCTCCTACACGCGCCTCGCCCGCGACGAGCTGGACGCCCTGGGTGTCGGGTTCCGCCACCTGGTCACGCGCACCAGCGTCGTCACCACGCTTCGCACCGACCGCCCACCCATTGTCGCGCTCCGGGCCGACATGGACGCGCTGCCCATCCAAGTACGTGCCTGCGTGGTGCGTGTGCCAGCAT CGAGCAGTACTCTGGTGAGTTATCAAAGCCATCGGCATACTGTGCTCATGCTCTTCATGCAAAGGCCGAAAAGTGACTTTTCTCCTCTTCTCCAAAATCACCACCTATTTATCCGAGCTTTGAGGATTGAACCAATGGAACATGAGTTGCAGGTTGTTTCACCTTACTACTTTGAGGTATATGCTGGGAGTACAAAAAAGCACCCATCCGACTACTTTTTGCTGGAAAATGGAAATAGTCTGCATGATGTATTGAGGGCATGGACAAATGCTACATTAGACATGTTGCGGTCAGCAATACGGAAGGCAAAAGGCTCAGCACCTCAGAAGAGAACATTCAGATGCAAAGCCTGCAAAA AGGGATGCAATAAAGCAAACATACGAAAGGTCGATCAAAGCTGCTCAAGATTACGGGATCATGAAAGAGAGCCCAGA GTCTTTGGTCCGAACATTTGTGCTTTTCTTAATATACGCGTGCCTCTGCCAGCCCACCCTGTTCGACGGCCGTACGATG GTACTGGAGGTTGCGCAACAGGTCATTGGAGTTCAGGAACACCTTGTTTGGCTGTGGTTGAAATCGTGTGA
- the LOC136542214 gene encoding uncharacterized protein isoform X2 produces MMSSSSDAAVALDLQESEWEELQHEACKLEGDLDVKLSSYTRLARDELDALGVGFRHLVTRTSVVTTLRTDRPPIVALRADMDALPIQVRACVVRVPASSSTLVVSPYYFEVYAGSTKKHPSDYFLLENGNSLHDVLRAWTNATLDMLRSAIRKAKGSAPQKRTFRCKACKKGCNKANIRKVDQSCSRLRDHEREPRVFGPNICAFLNIRVPLPAHPVRRPYDGTGGCATGHWSSGTPCLAVVEIV; encoded by the exons ATGATGTCGTCATCGTCGGATGCGGCCGTGGCGCTGGACCTGCAGGAGTCCGAGTGGGAGGAGCTGCAGCATGAGGCGTGCAAGCTGGAGGGCGACCTCGACGTGAAGCTCTCCTCCTACACGCGCCTCGCCCGCGACGAGCTGGACGCCCTGGGTGTCGGGTTCCGCCACCTGGTCACGCGCACCAGCGTCGTCACCACGCTTCGCACCGACCGCCCACCCATTGTCGCGCTCCGGGCCGACATGGACGCGCTGCCCATCCAAGTACGTGCCTGCGTGGTGCGTGTGCCAGCAT CGAGCAGTACTCTG GTTGTTTCACCTTACTACTTTGAGGTATATGCTGGGAGTACAAAAAAGCACCCATCCGACTACTTTTTGCTGGAAAATGGAAATAGTCTGCATGATGTATTGAGGGCATGGACAAATGCTACATTAGACATGTTGCGGTCAGCAATACGGAAGGCAAAAGGCTCAGCACCTCAGAAGAGAACATTCAGATGCAAAGCCTGCAAAA AGGGATGCAATAAAGCAAACATACGAAAGGTCGATCAAAGCTGCTCAAGATTACGGGATCATGAAAGAGAGCCCAGA GTCTTTGGTCCGAACATTTGTGCTTTTCTTAATATACGCGTGCCTCTGCCAGCCCACCCTGTTCGACGGCCGTACGATG GTACTGGAGGTTGCGCAACAGGTCATTGGAGTTCAGGAACACCTTGTTTGGCTGTGGTTGAAATCGTGTGA